Proteins encoded by one window of Dioscorea cayenensis subsp. rotundata cultivar TDr96_F1 chromosome 6, TDr96_F1_v2_PseudoChromosome.rev07_lg8_w22 25.fasta, whole genome shotgun sequence:
- the LOC120263967 gene encoding dihydrolipoyl dehydrogenase 1, chloroplastic-like isoform X2, producing MQASLSLSCASPVISAKSNPALGSFSKSSALRFCGLKREVLGFRSVKSVGLGRIQRSVSRTVTAALSGNGSASKGFDYDLVIIGAGVGGHGAALHAVEEISC from the exons ATGCAAGCCTCTCTTTCCCTCTCCTGCGCCTCCCCGGTGATCTCTGCGAAATCCAATCCGGCGCTCGGGTCCTTCTCAAAATCCTCGGCTCTGCGCTTTTGCGGGCTTAAGCGAGAGGTTCTAGGGTTTCGATCGGTTAAGTCGGTTGGATTGGGGAGGATTCAGAGGTCCGTTTCGCGGACGGTGACTGCTGCCCTTTCCGGCAACGGTAGTGCTTCcaagggttttgattatgatTTGGTGATTATTGGTGCTGGAGTCGGTGGCCATGGTGCTGCTCTTCACGCTGTTGAGGAG ATTTCTTGTTGA
- the LOC120263967 gene encoding dihydrolipoyl dehydrogenase 1, chloroplastic-like isoform X1: MQASLSLSCASPVISAKSNPALGSFSKSSALRFCGLKREVLGFRSVKSVGLGRIQRSVSRTVTAALSGNGSASKGFDYDLVIIGAGVGGHGAALHAVEEVWLLCLEFPTFDYLSTV; this comes from the exons ATGCAAGCCTCTCTTTCCCTCTCCTGCGCCTCCCCGGTGATCTCTGCGAAATCCAATCCGGCGCTCGGGTCCTTCTCAAAATCCTCGGCTCTGCGCTTTTGCGGGCTTAAGCGAGAGGTTCTAGGGTTTCGATCGGTTAAGTCGGTTGGATTGGGGAGGATTCAGAGGTCCGTTTCGCGGACGGTGACTGCTGCCCTTTCCGGCAACGGTAGTGCTTCcaagggttttgattatgatTTGGTGATTATTGGTGCTGGAGTCGGTGGCCATGGTGCTGCTCTTCACGCTGTTGAGGAG GTTTGGCTTTTGTGCCTTGAATTTCCAACATTTGATTATTTATCAACGGTCTAG
- the LOC120263274 gene encoding uncharacterized mitochondrial protein AtMg00860-like — protein sequence MRKFILVFFDDILVYSSNWEDHLRHLQTVFETFRRHRLAAKLNKCAFAYPTISNLGHRISGAGVKVDPDKILAVQQWPLPTTVRGLRGFLGLTGYYRRFVPNYASLASPLTDLLRKTAFVWTMEATMAFDALKTALTTTPVLQLPRFDQQFELQTRHLDPRE from the coding sequence ATGAGGAAATTCATCTTGGTCTTCTTCGATGACATCTTGGTGTATAGCTCCAATTGGGAAGACCACTTACGTCACCTACAAACCGTTTTTGAGACATTCCGGCGCCACCGATTAGCTGCAAAACTCAACAAGTGTGCATTCGCATACCCTACCATCTCCAACTTGGGTCATCGGATCTCTGGTGCTGGTGTCAAAGTCGATCCTGATAAGATCCTCGCTGTTCAGCAATGGCCTCTTCCAACTACCGTGCGTGGTTTGCGCGGCTTCCTCGGTTTAACGGGATACTATCGTAGGTTTGTTCCCAATTATGCAAGCCTTGCGAGCCCGTTGACCGACTTACTTCGAAAAACTGCCTTTGTTTGGACCATGGAGGCTACCATGGCTTTTGATGCACTGAAGACTGCATTGACAACAACTCCTGTGCTGCAACTTCCCAGGTTTGACCAGCAATTTGAACTACAAACCAGACACCTCGACCCACGAGAGTAG